The Culex quinquefasciatus strain JHB chromosome 2, VPISU_Cqui_1.0_pri_paternal, whole genome shotgun sequence genome contains the following window.
atcgaatgatctggattttttttatacatttcgaatgtaataacaacttgaaaatactcaaaattttcacaaactacatattttcgaaaacaaatactcaaaatttcagtttttacaatatgggtatcaaacgatcaggatttttcatataatttttcgaatgaaataacaacttttttttgaaaatactcaaaattttcacaaaactacgtatttttgaaaaagtactcaaaatttcagtttttacaatgtaggtatcaaacgatcggaattttttcatacatttcgaatgtaataacaactttttttctgaaaatacataaaattttcacaaaactacgtattttcgaaaaaatactcaaaatttcagtttttacaataagggtatcaaacaatcgggttttttttcaaacatttgtaagtagttttgtgaaaaattgagtatttaaaaaaatattattacattcgaaatgtatgaaaaaatcccgatcgttttatacccacattgtaaaaacggcaattttgagtattttttcgaaaatacgtagttttgtgaaaattctgagtattttcaaacaaatttgttatttattacattcgaaatgtatgaaaaaaccctgatcgtttgatactcatattgttaaaacttaattttttagtatttttttcgaaaatacgtagttttgtgaaaattttgagtattttcaaaaaacgttgctattacattcgaaatgtatgaaaaaatcccgatcatttgatacccatattgtaaaaactgaaactatgagtatttttttcgaaaatacgtagtttggtgacatttcaaaaaatttacatttgagtaacgaaaaatggcagagattttaaagcattttttgtactattattattatttatttattttcgatgaaaaatacgttttttcggaattttgagtacgccattaaatcgggagtcaaattttacataaaaaataaaataaaataaaatttctttgacaccaaatttccaactCAACCTTttgaggctgcaaattattgaaaaacatgtcttttttcgcatgttaaaaaatggaaggggttgtaccgtccctccgtcacgagatatcgaaaaacgggcctcggattcgtgatcagggacaagaGTTACAATTTAGGACAaaattttcacgcaaattgaagaggggtcgtggaaacttttctcgatttcgtgtgagttggtagagaattacccatataagaCAAAAGATcgtcaaaacgttaaaaaataattttaattcaaacatattgcatttttctcccattttgatgtattttgtgacttaaaaaattagaaacttAAAAATCTGCAGAAAACAcagaatttttgtaaattttgaatactaaaaaaaagtttattctgGTTTGCACAACTgcatcttttttcttttttcaaatgtagtttatagcgaaaacttaacacgcaGCCTCTATTcaattacttacttacttacttacttacttacttacttacttacttacttacttacttacttacttacttacttacttactctCTTACTTACTtgcttacttacttacttgctTGCTTACGCGCTTGCTTGCTTGCGCGCTTGCTTACTTGCGCGCGCGCTTACTTACGCTTACGCTTACCGCACTTACTTACCTTACTTACTTACccttacttacttacttgaaAATTAATAGGTACCTCGTTCCACCCTAAACCCTATATTTTTCTAAAGAACTAAATTCACCTCAACTCATCCGGCGTGAAATCGTTGGCCAGCTCGTCATGGTGCACGCCCGCAACATCGGTGTTAATTTGCTCCAAATTGCGCTGCAGTTCCCGTTTCGCGAGCCGTTTCTTCATCTGCTCGCTATCGCGAACCTGTTGCTTCACTctgtttgaaattgaaattgttaAGGTGTAATTTGAGCCCAGCTGAATAATTCATTTTAAACCTTGGATAAATTTCCTGCGGTCGTCCGCAAGAGGTTGCATTTTTGAGTTGcttcaaaattttctgaatgtcttccatttgaattttcaaatccacCATGCTGCGCGTGTCGCGATCGTAACGGGACGGATTTACGTCAAAGTCGCTCTAGAAGAGTCGAGTCAATTTACTTGTTCGATTTGTGATACCTCGAGCCTGACTTACATCCCGCCGAACAAGCGTTTTGACCTTGATGTTATTGTTGTTGAGAATCTCACGATGTTCCATCAGAGTGTTGAAGCGATCCGTCAGTTCTTTGGTAGTTTTTATATCCAATTTCTACAAAGAGTTCAACATTTTTAACtggaatttaaattaagaaattctacCTCAAATTCCCGTTGCAAGCTTTGAATGTTCTTCATCACTGGAAGTCCAGTGTCGATAGTTTTACGAATGAATCGATACTGCTCAATCAAGTCTTCGTTTAGAGCACTCAAAACGGGATCGTAGTAAATTGAATCCTGTggtaaaaaagttttataaaaaatactctttttaAATAAGCGTGTAAGATAAATTCACACCTTCAGCATAACTCGAATGATTTCGTTGTAAGCCCTGTTGACGGCGTCAGCCGTTCTGATCCGGGTGCTGCAGTGTCGCAGCTCGAGTTCGTAGCTTTTTGCTTCAGTCTCTTCGAAAACTTCCTGGGGATCTTTATATTTCGTCCGGTTTTGTAACTCGGCGACCGCCAGCTATCGATGAGGGAGTTGAAAATTATACCAAATTTCAAACATTAAGTCAAAACCTCTTACCAGCTCACTTTCATAGGAATCGCTCAAAAACTTGAGCTGATGTTGAAGCTGGTCCAAAGTTTTACGTTTAGCGAACGTTCTCTGGTCGATTTTGTCGACAATTTgctgtcaaaaatattttagaagaaatTGTGAAGAAAAATCTACCCTGAcataccatgcgtctccatgaaaTATCACCAATGGAATTTAGAAAGACGGAGACGCACGGTAGTTTGTCTTTTCATCTAAAATTCACCTCAATCATAAGCGGGTGATACGCCCGCTGAATCTCGGAATGCTCCTGCAGGATAGTTTTAATCAATTGGGCATCACCAAATGTTGCAATCTTCAAGTGGCCAGTATTTTCCTTCAAGGTTTTCCGAACATTTTGCGTGTGCCGCTGCTTGCCTTTCCGTTTCAGCACCGTTTTCAATGTTTGCAGTTTTCGGTCGCGTTCTAAAATTTCAGATTCGTACCATTCTTtctcaaaactaaaaaatctgcaaCTCTATTTACCATACAATTTGGTGATTCCGACATACTGGATCATTTTGTCCCCGGCGGCCCATTTTGGGTCCCGCATGCGGTGGAATTTGAGATATTTGTAGCCGAAAATGCCATGGTTCTCGCCGGTTTTGCTCTGGAAGTAACCCTTGGTTGCGGCCATTCTTTAGTGCTGTCTGCTAATGCTGACAAACTGAAATGACATGTACTTGAAAAATTTATGTTGCTTGGATTTGAATTGTATAATTCTTTAATGCATCTGTTTTATTCcttaaaataaatcgaaattgaATTGGAAAGAATTTGATAAATTAACAGAAATTCCCAATCttaccccagacccaatgtcacctctACTGatagtacttaaaaaaatacaaaatgtttttagaaacaaaaaatcatctttAGCAATATGCACTGTATCacatcattttattttattatcattttattttaaaaaaacatgatttttacaaaataccatattttaatCTTATAGTAGACCTTTAAGGGTTTTGTTCAAATATAACGTCCAGGGATTTTCGGGAATTCAGAAACCacctgaaaatcaaaaatttgttgaaaagggATTTTTTTAGATCAAAGCCCGCTGCGTTGTATTGGTTTGTTAAGGGTTAAACGTAACAAAATTcgaattattttattcaaatgctgacaatttttgtcacaaaatttAAGCAGTAAACAAAAACTGTAAACTAATGGACTGtgtaataaatattcaaaatttaacataTAAATTACGAGTATTCGCACTTTTGTTTGCAGCCCTTTATATCTAGTGCAGCGAATGACCAAAAgagttaaagctgccagaaatacagtcgactctctggatgtcaatatccaagggaccgtcgaggaagagaagcatcagtttacagaacgatgcaaaatgaagactcgattgaaatttgttttttcttgctaaccagctatgggagagaatcatggcaacgcccagcaaacaaaaacaaataaatgtcaaacacccttcaaagcttcgtttctcaaagaaaagtgtctatgcaagccacgagaaagtgaaattattgacaaccggaatagatatttaaagcaaatagaatccaagggaccgtcgaggaagagattcttcaagcaagagaaaatatcgaggaataaagacaaccgaagtatgcagtttgaagggactgaagaattcatcggtacatggagcaatattgatatcgagaagatcgacagccagagagtcgactgtacatgAACTAACAACAAAAGCAtactttataaaaattaattcaaataataaaaaaacactcaaaataaaaacaaacatttagaATAGAACTATGCatgtttaaaaaacttttcatctttgaaaaaaaaacatcttcttCCCCACCTTCTCTCTTCACACTCCAAATTCCACTTTACACTTACACAATGCACCACAACTTATTCCGAGCGTTTAGTACGGTATGTtaacgcatccttcctcctctGTTTCTTCTGTGATATGTGTGATAAATAGTACTTAACagtaaaaaacagattttatttatACAACAATGCAACCTTCTTTTTAaaagaattcaaacataatATTCATCAAATATCCATAAACCAAAgacaagttttgtttttgtttattaaatttaatagtTCGAGATTATTCTTGTATTTAAATCTTCAGTACTGCTATTTTCAATCTATTTTCAGTTTGGCATTCTGCTTAAACAATAAATTAAACCATCGCGACTTAATTCTCcacgaatttaaaatttagtaaactGAACAggcaaatcaaattatttgacTAAAGCATTATTacaaatttacttaaaattttataaaaattgcagAAAAGTCATTAATAATCTTATAAtgcatatgattttttttctctatatttttaaatatataaaatggaTAATTGAGTTTTgcctttttataaaataaaatattctttcatttaatatttaaatttaaaataatggtTCCGAATCAGACTAGTTTGGCATTTTGAGGTTCGGACTTTTGAGTTGTTCGGCCTTCTGAAAAATTGGACTTTTGTTTTCTTctctatgcctctacgcattttttacaatttaaatgataatggtgcaaTTCAATACTgcaaaaacatgacaaaaatagaaaaacaaaatgtaatgataggaggttgtagaataggcaaaaaaacataaataaactaaacaagtaaatgcaaattaaaatactaaaaataaaacaagaaaaacataaaacaagaggagTAAAGttatttgtagaacaaaagtacCACAAAATGTCCTCCTGAACAagggtaaaataaaaaaacgaaacaaaaatttGGGCTGCAGATGGTTAACTTGTTTCTGTGAAtaagtaaaattattttttggacataaaaaaacaaaatggtgAGATAACCATAAGCATGGAGAAGCTAACAATAACACACGAAAAAAACAACATAATTTTCGTGATTCCAATGTGTTTGTTTACTTCAATTATTCCATATATTCTATTGGATGCAGATGAAGAAGAACTTTAATGATAACTAACTTTCTACGATAATGAAAGCTTGCTTCATCTTAAAACTTGTACTCTTATGGGAACAGTCCATCTCTTTTTGTACGTTCCAAATTCCGAAGTtacgtacaaaaaaaaaatgcatttcatctTCCACCTGCCACACATTCCACATACCCATTCACTAGGCTTTTCGCCGCGGGTTAATTTTGTCGCTTTTCAGGTATTTGACCCCGAGGGCATCGTGGTGAATCCTATCTCATCTCACACGCACTAGGTGGTCCCCTCTCGGAAAAACGGagcattaaaaattcataaattagcTAATGTTTTCCCAAGCCGGCAGTTTGTCGgaatttgcattttaaatacGAAATTCAGCCGAACTCGATAATATGAATTAGCACTAAATCATTGCCTTGGCGGCTGGCTGCTTCTCCGACATCGACTTCGGCTTCTCCAACGGCTTTGGCACATAACCTTGGTTTCTCCACACACTCAAACACACCCAGTAGTGATGGCGCTTCGACTCTGATCCCAATCAATCCATCCTTTTCTCGATTTCGCAGCTTCCGCACATCTCGATCATCATCGGCAAACAGCAACTCCAACAACAACTGGTCCGTGCCGTGCCGGGAGTCGCTGACCATCCCATTCGCTCTTCATCGGTTCACCTGACGGCCAGATCTTGCGTCCCGCTCAAACTCAATTTGTGTGTGAGGTTGGTTGGTTCCACACAAAGCCAACAGTCTGCCTCTTTTTGTCGGCACAATTCTTTTGATCTTCCACCGAGAAATCGTGTGTTGCTCTGGAGAGTGAGTTGTTATGCTGTTGGCTATCGGGAACCCCGGCCTGGCCAACCGTCGACCAACTCCAATGGTCAGCCACAGAGGGTGAGAGGGAGAGGGAGAGTCCTCTAACCTAAACCATTTTCGTTCCGTTTTGGTCCAAAAAGGGTCCATTAATCTACCGTATGACGACTGACCACGCTTTTAATGAGTGAAAGAGAGAAATACGCAACGGAAAGTACAAACTTTTACGCAAGCCAGGAGGGCCTTAACTAACACCCAACTCTCATCAACCTAGGGGGCCCGCTACACTGCTGGGCTATAATGTCCTACGTGTGGGAAATTGTCGTCACGCCATCGGGATTATTTGAAGAAAGACTATTGCCATTTTTTTCAATGGCAATATAGTAAAACGAAGAAAAATAACAAAGTGAGTTAAATAAATATAATGATGGGAGTCAGCTTGAACAAAATTATAGAAAtccttctaaatttaaaattatacacAAATTCAGAAAACTCAATTACAGTTACAATTTACTCAATCGATATAATTTGTaacttcaaaaacattttttaaatatattttcgcAATGATGTAGGGTagatcaatgagacacggggaacaatgataaaatgactTTAACAAATCGTAGTTTTatccaatcaggctcatatttgggagaaAGTTGTGTCTACTCGATACCCTTTTGCCATAATAATGGTTTTGATTAAAGACGCTcctttgcaaagttattcataaatgtttgattctggggtgttaAAGTAAATTAGGACTAAAcattacattttcgctcataggctgccattaacacaaaacattttttttttcgtcatttgATAGGGTATGAGTTGGGTTGTCTTTTCATTAGATTTGTCCAAACTTTAGAAtgcacccagaatccagggctgtcacattgttccccactcctttcagcccatgggttaCAATgagaaactttgatttttcgtcattaaacttttcaaaatctatttaaatctttcgaaacatgaattgaaagtgatttttggcataccGTCAGttggggtgacattgagtctgggggtgagattgggtcaaagtgattttttacggatttcaccatttctcagattcttctcaataaaactggattctgttaaaagggtccTCTACAATCTTcgcttcgctgaaaaaatctcgttcctagaacaaatcctgttattttggcagctgtctaaagttgaggtacgtttttggccaaaaattacctctcgaaaaatcatttttctaatatttttgttggaattgctcaaaaacaacccaaatgtttgaaaacctcCACTTCacacattgtagcatgtcaatacgattccctcgaacaagaaacactgttggatgacatatttttaccatatcgttgtatttgagcatcatttcagtttcatttgacccaatgtcaccccctctaaggggtgagattgggtcaattttcaaactattggcattatattttttttttgtttttttttttgttatttaaattgtttttgttactaagaaattacgagaggtgtatcgttttttgacccatagtaacccccactgacggtatttattgagttttaactctATTTTACCGCTCTtcgatttgcttgaaactttgtcctaaggggtaacttttgtccctgatcacgaatccggaaaaaagaggtgtttttcaataatttgcagcctgaaacggtgatgagatagaaatttggtgtcaaagagacttttatgtaaaattatacgccagatttgatagcgtactcagaattccaaaaaaaaaacgtatttttcatcgaaaaaaacactaaaaaagtttgaaaaattctcccatttcccgttactcaacttaaatttgtttgaaacatgtcattttatgggaaacaagccttacccggcaaacttcgtcctgcccttttttggtttcctgacgtttcttgcttgtttgctaattcagcctcctgtgatcaaaatttgattttacgcagctttttccatacaatctgcagattttccgaaatcagttccagagtggccaaagttgtcactttttggcgtaagaaccttccttgaacttatacgaacccaacgcaacaaagagcgcctcgatccgacgttccgtgttcaactgattcgcgttcgaacaaaaccatcgattttttttatatatatagaagatttaatgtacttttcgaatctacattgactcagaagggtaattttttcatttagaacaaaatttttcattttaaagtttcgtgtttttttctaactttgaagggttattttttagagtataacaatgttctacgaagttgtagagcagacaattacaaaaattttgatatatagacataaggggtttgcttgtaaaaatCATgcgttattgcgattttacgaaaaaaaagttttgaaaatgttggtcgtcgttgatcatggccgttcatggtcatccgcgacagacacggaagacgaaacaaagagaaacgcaaaaagtaactttttctaaactttttttcgtaaaatcgcaataactcgtgatgtttttaagcaaaccccttatgtctatatatctaaatttttgtaattgtctgctctaaaactttatagaacattgtaacactctaaaaaataaataaaataaataaataaaataaagttagaaaaaacacgaaattttaaaatgaaaatttttgatcagaatgaaaaaatgacccttctgggtcaataaagattcgaaaagtacattaaatttcccatcaaatgacatgttccaaaaaaatttacagtcgagtaaaggaaaatgggagaatttttaaaacttttttagtgttttattcgatgaaaaatacgttttttcggaattctgagtacgctatcaaatctggcgtataattttacataaaagtctctttgacaccaaatttctatctcatcaccgtttcaggctgcaaattattgaaaaacacctctttttcgaaaaacaaaaaagttttgctTATGTTATGAATGCTGCCATTTAGGTaccaaaatattcattttaacaTAAATAAGCTTGTCTAAAAAAGTGATATAAAAGCAAGTTTTTCCACGAAACAAAACAACGGTAGTAAGTCGATCCGGACGAAGAACCGTTGCATTGAATGAACCATATTCATTGTAACAACCAAATGCGAGCAGGAATTTCTTTCATTAGCAAACACAATCAACAACAGTTTGTCAACTCATGCTCGGACCTCCTCCAGCCTGTCCCCGCCCAAGTTCCCCAACCCGTGCCCACCGAGAGCATAATCAAGCGAGCTCGAATCAAAAAGTCGcttttatgttttcagttttgaGTGGAAACCATCCGTATCACTCCTTCTCTCCTTGACGTTTGTTCGTTATAAAATCGTGCTGGGTGGTCCTCTCGGTGGAGCTTCATGGCTCATGGCTTGGCCGCGTGGTCCCAGAGCGAGAAGTTAAATCAGTCCTTTTTTATTGCCAAGTAAGTAACATTTTTATtgacacacacagacatttaaaTGATATGCTTTTCTGCTTCTTATTCTTCTTTTACTCGTACACTGAGCAGACTATCCCGGGGTCCGAATCGGGGTCTTGATTGCTTCGCATCGGGATCGCATACGGACAGCGAACATGGCAACGATTCAATCTGCGACCTATGATGATGACAATGTTAGGGGCAAGAGTGCCGAGATCTGTTGATCACTTCATTCTAGGAAATACTAAATCAAGTAAAATCTGATCTTTTTAACGTCTACTACATCCCCTTCTCACCCTTTTCAAAACTGTTTCGAGAAACCAAGgggaatttttttacaaaacatcaaaattcaaaattttacgtaacgttacaaaaaaatatatcttcgAAAATGTTTGTCTAGATTTTGCTTTCAtgttaagtttttaaaaaacaagcaaaagggtgtaccccatttggcataacgcgttcaaaaaccatcaaggtcGTTTGacataattatatttttgcaattccgtcgtgaaactacttacttttc
Protein-coding sequences here:
- the LOC119767364 gene encoding uncharacterized protein LOC119767364; translated protein: MAATKGYFQSKTGENHGIFGYKYLKFHRMRDPKWAAGDKMIQYVGITKLYERDRKLQTLKTVLKRKGKQRHTQNVRKTLKENTGHLKIATFGDAQLIKTILQEHSEIQRAYHPLMIEQIVDKIDQRTFAKRKTLDQLQHQLKFLSDSYESELLAVAELQNRTKYKDPQEVFEETEAKSYELELRHCSTRIRTADAVNRAYNEIIRVMLKDSIYYDPVLSALNEDLIEQYRFIRKTIDTGLPVMKNIQSLQREFEKLDIKTTKELTDRFNTLMEHREILNNNNIKVKTLVRRDSDFDVNPSRYDRDTRSMVDLKIQMEDIQKILKQLKNATSCGRPQEIYPRVKQQVRDSEQMKKRLAKRELQRNLEQINTDVAGVHHDELANDFTPDELRRVTDYKALQDKIGKEREKQQALATKKKHTEDVLHMLKASFRHIADVLRNVDVKVHPQTFTKPNDGDSMLNLPLLNFSAVFRKLPTQQNIEIYSISSAKEKISHLMKIYSEAVNEPPAVAPAFEYKTNILKECNQFQMRSMKETGKSIMDDMIFDDPSVYNRKQIKQMSANIVEKNSKRED